One stretch of Miscanthus floridulus cultivar M001 chromosome 18, ASM1932011v1, whole genome shotgun sequence DNA includes these proteins:
- the LOC136522403 gene encoding hydroxycinnamoyltransferase 4-like: protein MAMVELLTTELVVPAEATPAGAVWLSNLDLAARRGYTPTVYFYRTNNKPEFFEADAVKDSLARALVAFYPLAGRLGLDAATGRVQIDCTGEGAVFVTARSEYTLDDLLNEFVPCDEMRDLLVPATPAPNPPCPLLFAQVTRLRCGGVVLGLALHHSVVDARSAAHFVETWASIARGGGGDAPLPPCFDHRLLSARPPATRAVLYDHPEYKPEPAPEHAVAAGSAYASAMITLSKSQVTALKARCAGASTFRAVVALVWQCACRARSLPADAETRLFSMVDMRARLAPPLPPGYFGNAVIRTSALATVGEVVGNPVGYAARRALAATSQGDDYARSLVDYLEGVDAMNLPRSGISRAHLRAISWMGMSLHDSDFGWGAPVFMGPALMYYSGFVYVMQAPGKEGAVALALSLEPESMPEFRKVFAEEVARLHTI from the coding sequence ATGGCAATGGTGGAGTTGCTGACGACGGAGCTGGTTGTCCCGGCCGAGGCGACGCCGGCGGGCGCCGTCTGGCTGTCCAACCTCGACCTGGCGGCGCGCCGCGGGTACACGCCCACGGTCTACTTCTACCGAACGAACAACAAGCCGGAGTTCTTCGAGGCCGACGCCGTCAAGGACAGCCTCGCCCGGGCGCTGGTGGCGTTCTACCCGCTGGCCGGCCGCCTCGGGCTCGACGCCGCCACCGGGCGCGTCCAGATCGACTGCACGGGCGAGGGCGCGGTGTTCGTGACGGCGCGGTCGGAGTACACGCTGGACGATCTGCTGAACGAGTTCGTGCCGTGCGACGAGATGCGGGACCTGCTGGTACCCGCCACGCCCGCGCCGAACCCGCCGTGCCCGCTGCTGTTCGCGCAGGTCACCCGCCTGCGCTGCGGCGGCGTCGTGCTCGGCCTCGCCCTGCACCACTCGGTCGTGGACGCCAGGAGCGCCGCGCACTTCGTGGAGACGTGGGCGAGCATCgcccgcggcggtggcggcgacgcgCCCCTGCCGCCCTGCTTCGACCACAGGCTGCTGAGCGCGCGTCCCCCGGCGACGCGCGCGGTGTTGTACGACCACCCGGAGTACAAGCCCGAGCCGGCCCCGGAGCACGCGGTGGCCGCGGGTTCCGCCTACGCGAGCGCCATGATCACGCTGAGCAAGTCGCAGGTAACGGCGCTCAAGGCGCGGTGCGCAGGCGCGTCCACGTTCCGTGCCGTGGTGGCGCTGGTGTGGCAGTGCGCGTGCCGCGCGCGGTCGCTCCCGGCCGACGCCGAGACGCGGCTCTTCTCCATGGTGGACATGCGCGCGCGCCTGGCGCCGCCGCTGCCCCCTGGCTACTTCGGCAACGCGGTGATCCGGACGTCGGCGCTGGCCACGGTCGGGGAGGTGGTGGGGAACCCCGTGGGGTACGCGGCGCGGCGCGCGCTGGCGGCGACGAGCCAGGGCGACGACTACGCGCGGTCGCTGGTGGACTACCTGGAGGGCGTGGACGCCATGAACCTGCCCCGAAGCGGCATCTCGCGCGCGCACCTCCGCGCCATCAGCTGGATGGGGATGTCGCTGCACGACTCCGACTTCGGGTGGGGCGCGCCCGTGTTCATGGGCCCCGCCCTCATGTACTACAGCGGGTTCGTGTACGTGATGCAGGCGCCCGGGAAGGAGGGCGCCGTCGCGCTCGCGCTGTCGCTGGAGCCCGAGAGCATGCCCGAGTTCAGGAAGGTGTTCGCGGAGGAGGTGGCTCGTCTCCACAcgatatga